GCTAAGAAACTCAGGATGCAGTCCAGCCAAAATAAGTGTATGGTTAACTTCCTCCTATTGAAATCTATGAACCAAGGAGAAGAATTATATTGTAATATATCCTGGGATGAGTGGGGTTAGAATCCAGCACTTGTCTGGCTGAGCTGAGGGTTACCTAGCATAGCAAGGCAATGACAGCATAACTCCCCATTCCTGGCTTAGCTGGAGATACACTGCTGTATCTACCCAGGTGAGCCAAGCCCAGCAGATCTTAAGTCAACATAAATAGTGAAAAGGGGGCATTCCAGGGCATTCCAGGACCAGTGAGGAGGATGAGGCTGGATCCCAGGCTCATATGACATGGCAACCTTGCAAAAGTTAAGCCGGCAGATAGGGTGGTGTAACTTAAACCCTATTCTAAACCCCTCTGCAAGTCTTAGGCAGGGTCAGCCTGCAGGAACCCATctcctgaacagagtttggatctGGTAAAACCTACACCAGTTTAACTTATGCCTGGCTTACTTTATGCCagtttcttgtgcataggattgttccTAAAGACATCTTTAGTTTTATTATGTCAccccaaatacattttttaaaaaattgcaacacATCACTTCTACTGAAAATATTCTGGTGTCTCAATAAACTTGCTTAGAATTATGGCACAATTCTATGCAGATTTACTTGCAAAGTCCTATTCAGTTCAATATACATGCCTTGAACGTGCCATTGAATTGCAGCCTGAGAATATTATtaataacaaacaaacctgtCAACAATTCAACAAAAGTATCTTTGGACACATTCTTCCTCCTTGACTTTCAATTTATTTGCATAACATTTCAGCTACAGATTTTGTATCCCAGCCTTCAGTTATTGGAGAGGAGATGGAAATGAAAATGCTTCTTGCCAACGAAGATACAATAATACTGAAGTGCTACTGAAgagtttattaatttattttattacaattgTATACCCACTTTCAAAAAGAATTGTATACCCACTTTCAAAAATAATTTCCACATCTGTATTACTATTTTGCACTAGGTTAAACTTCATATTATCTCCATGCTTCCATTAgagaaatataggaagctgtcttatatggAGTCAAACTATTGATCTATCAAGCTAAGTATTATATACAATGCCAAACAGTTTCAGAAAGGATTCTTTCCCAGCACCACCTGGAGAGATCAGGAATTggtaaagcaggtgctctaccattgTGCAAtggcttctctttttaaaaacaaaacaaaaaactttattgagattttaattaaaacatatcaaatcataacaaaacaaattgaaacaaatcaactcaaaatataaaaattcataCAGATATCATACTTCCAAATTTACATCTGAAAAGTAATTGATATCTAATACATAATTTGACTAAACCTTCCTGTCTAGTCTTTTCCTCTATGACATCCAAATAAAAAACACTTAATATTTCTCCTAAACAGATAAattttcctccttttccatgtACTTCCTCTTGCCTTGATCTTGGTCTCTTTAAGCTTTTGATTGATTACTGCTTCCCTCACCCAATGTTTcacctgtgtttccttttgttttataatcTTTACCTGCAGTACTGGTCTCTAGAAATGAATCCAGGATTTTAATGTGGGACATTGTTGCTTCATATAATTtccgaatccccccccccaattttgttcaAAATTCTGTTTACTGCCGCCTCTAATCGAATTGGTTAATTTTGCTAAATCTACATATCCAAATCATTTTTCCTGCCACTCATCAATTTTTGGTATATCTTGTCTTTTCCAATACGTGGCTATTAATATTCTTGCGGCTGCAGTTGCGTATAAGAATATTTTTtgatcctggtttttttttatccTGTGCAATGGCTTCTCATAGAAATGCCACATCCAGAAATGTTGTTTTcagctgtaaaaaaaagaaatctttaaCTGTTTTAGCCACACAAAAACCCAAATAAACCCTATGAAattttgcactttgcaaaatTCTGCTGGAACATTTTGTCTATAAATtggttctataattctatgattgcagcatctgttctaactttttattatttccattttcaaaTTCATATtttcaatacaaaataaaaaaaattccttcagtagcaccttaatgaccaactaagtttatattttggtatgagctttcgtgtgcaagcacacttcttcagatattttcaaTAGTTTATCAATACCCACCCACACCCTTTCTGTGTTTGTGAACAAGCTTGCACATTAATGAAAGAAGAGGATAGGGACAAAGCCAAGAGTGTCTTGCATAGTTTGGTGATAGtttgggattaaaaaaaatagtttgggattttaaaaaacaagaagacAAGACATTGtaatactgtttgtttgtttgtttgttgtttgtagaTGCAAGAATACTGGTTTGTGGAACCTCTGAACCATACCATAGTGACAACGTTCATTATTCTGGGCTTCCCTAATACTAGGAAGGTGGAAATTGtgctcttttttctcttccttgctATGTACCTTCTTACAATGACTGGcaacataatcataatcataacagTTAAGACAGACAGCCACCTTCAAacccccatgtacttctttctggGAAACCTCTCTTTCTTGGACATTGGCTATACATCTTCAACAGTCCCTAAGCTGCTGTCTATCTTGTTGATGGGGGTGCACACAATTTCCTTTGCTGCCTGTTTGCTACAGtcctacttcttcttttttcttgggACAGCTGAGTGCTTCCTCCTTGCAGTGATGGCCTATGACCGATATGTGGCCATATGCTATCCGCTCAGATATTCAACAATCATGaataaaagagtgtgtgtgtttctcgTGGTTGCCTGCTGGGCAGGAGGCTGTCTGGCCCCTATGGTAGCTGCCATAGTGGTGGTGAATTTACCCTTTTGTGGGCCCAACGTGATAAACCATTTCTTTTGTGATATTCCACCATTACTAAAACTGGCTTGCGTAGACACATCTCTTACACAGAAGATTGTATTCTTCCTTTCTGCTGTGGTGATTCTGAGCACGTTCCTGTCCACTGTTGTCTCCTATATATACATTAGCATAACCATATTGAGAATACCTTCCTCACATGGGCGCCGCAAGGCTTTCTCCACTTGTGCCTCCCATCTTACTGTCGTCTCTCTATATTATGGGACGGTGATCTTCATGTATGTAAGCCCAACTACTCGTTCATCTTTTGACCTGAACAAAATCATAGCTGTGGTGTACAGTGTCGTTACTCCAATGCTCAACCCTATGATCTACACGTTGAGGAATAAGGATATGAAAGCAGCACTGAAAAAAATAATCCTCAAAGTGCAGATTGCTAAGAAGAAGCTTGATTTCTCCAGTGAATTCAGTCGCTGAGAAAATTATGTCTGCAATGGTGAAAATGGAACATCATAGGCACCAGACGGGTGGATTTGCATCCAGGGATGGGCATATAAGTCTATTTCCGCTCTATGTAACTTTAGCATGTGTGTGATCCAACTCATCTCATTGCCACATCAGTCTACagcttctttttaatttaaatagaaatatccAATAAAATACGTTTGCATTCAGATTTTTctcaacaaaataatttttttaaaacatgcatgttATTTGTTGTTTGAGCAGAGAACAGTGTCAAAATATATGGGAAGTATGAACACTGGTAATCATCATATTCAATCTGAAGTGAACAGGACAGAGTGAACTAAAAAGTAGCTCCCAAGTATTAAGAATCATTGACTTCTTCTCCAACATGCCCATAACAAAAGAATTAATAGTGGAATATGCAATTATCAATTTCCTTGGccaatttttcttcttccctatcATTATCTGATGCAATAATTAAAGGGGGTCTACAAGTAACTTGGGACgtggttggcgctgtgggttaaaccacagagcctagggcttgctgatcagaaggtcagcggttcgaatacctgtgacggggtgagctcctgttgctcggtccaagctcctgcccacctagcagttcaaaagcacaccaaagtgtaagtagataaataggtaccgctacagcgggaaggcatttccgtgtgctgctctggttcaccagaagcggctttgtcatgctggccacatgacctggaagctgtatgcttgctccctcggccaataacgcgagatgagcaccacaaccccagagttggtcacgactggacctaatggtcaggggtcctgttacctttaccttacaagtaACTTCCTCTAAGCTACTTCAAGTCTTGCACTGAGTTTCTAAACTGAAATGGAGCTGATTTTATGAATGTTATTAATgatgtatacagtatattaatttgctttgtttttcattttaaaattattcttttttaTAAGCATTAGGTACTCTTCAACTTTATATACCTTTGCACTTTCACACTTTCACACCCACCCATACCCATGTTTCTACATCTTACTGGGAGGTTTAGGGGATGGGGAGAGGTGGCAATGAGGTTATTAGCAAGCTTGGTGTGTTTGCTTGGAAATGGCAGCTGGGTACTCGAACACACTCTCAGTTCACATTGGAAAAGGCCCTCTTAGCAAGTCAGAATCCCATGTAAACATGCCGTAGAAGGAGGGGGGTTGTGGGCGCCATGAGGCCCTCACATGCTGGGGGGATGGTTGCcagcccccccagcccattggctagCTCCCGGTCgggcgctcccttggcgcgtccaatccggacattccaagggggcgtggctcactgatTTAAGCGAGCGTGGCCGGGAGTCTGCTTCTCTTTCCTGGACCCCCCAGCTGCTTCGttttcctgcccaccctccctttggGCAAGgctctccttttgacattgctatggacctcggttggttgccgttgaggggcctggtaggaattttcccacttggcaaattggctctggcctggtggttttcgcctacctcgtagcaacttgtcacaactttggttttttggcggtaggcattggattatctctgagaGGTTAcagttatgggggggggaggttgctgccatcaccgcccccaaaatgtggaagggtactcccttaaggaatccaggggcgtggccatgtctgaagcagtggtaggtgagggcctaaggcacgccccctagtggtggccccagggtgagttcctagttgatctgcatcgcagggctcacccaacggtggttcacccttcacagactgccagcagagcgggctggagtcggatatagacggttagagagccaatacctctctacacctgtaatcaataaagttgtggccttttacgcccattaaATTTATGCagtgtgtcctgtgtctttatttattctgggagggattggggtatcgccacacaaatcCAGCATACTTTGATATGCACCAAAGGGGATTCATCACAAACAAatgaatataatttttttttccagaaaatagAAAACAAGTAGGAACAGGTATGTAGCTTGCAGGTGTTTCTGGAAACATCTCCGTCACTTGAGGGACAGGTAACCTCAGTGGCTAGGAAGGCCTGTGCCTGGGTTTGGCTGATGTGATAACTGTGGTCATTTCTGGATAATGATAGGCTAGCCATGGTTATTCATGCAGCGCCAACCTCCAAGCTGGACTTACAATGGCAATGCATTCTacatgggactgcctttgaagataGTCTGGAAATTGGTAGGGCCAATATTCTCTGAGCGTGCTACCACTATCTTAAGTTACCACTGCCATTCCCTGCCTCCCAGCATTCAATACCTGAGGTTGACACCTCTCTTTGCCTAATAGTAGGGTCACTCCTTCTGATGAGATATGGGATACAGGAATTAAGCATTATCCCATGCTGAACAGGTGGTTGAATGTACAGCCCTAATATCTATACTGCACACAGAGTAACAGCAGTTTCATGGGATCGGCTCTTATTGTCATCAATGCTATCATCCAACCGAATGACTTCAAtcaaaagaaattaagaaagaaaCAAGTCTTGGAAAATAATTGTAAACAAGAAAACAAgttgattaataaaaaataatattttacaatAAAAGTTCATTACATGCTCTATTCCCCATTTAATTCCTGTACCCTTCAAGTGGTTGGATATATATTTTCCTAAAAAATGAAgatattttttgaaaataattataacATAAATTTATATAAGATATAAAGCTGATAAAAGAAAGCCCATTCATACAtctaaatcaccattttatatcATAGCCATCAAGTCATGCACATGCCAGATCTATGTTAATGGTCAACAAATAATATTGTGTTCTGGGCAAATATTCTCCTGCACAATGTCCTTTTCAAAGCACCTTTCACCTCTTTGTTTCTCAGGCTATAGATGATTGGATTTAACATGGGTGTGATGACTGTATAGGAGAGGGAGAGGATCTTCTTTGTATCTGGTGAGTAACTGGATTTGGGCCGGAAATAGGTAGATGTAGCTGTACCGTAAAACAAAGTAACCACTACGAGATGAGATGAACATGTAGAGAAGGCT
The window above is part of the Zootoca vivipara chromosome 13, rZooViv1.1, whole genome shotgun sequence genome. Proteins encoded here:
- the LOC132593120 gene encoding olfactory receptor 6M1-like, whose protein sequence is MQEYWFVEPLNHTIVTTFIILGFPNTRKVEIVLFFLFLAMYLLTMTGNIIIIITVKTDSHLQTPMYFFLGNLSFLDIGYTSSTVPKLLSILLMGVHTISFAACLLQSYFFFFLGTAECFLLAVMAYDRYVAICYPLRYSTIMNKRVCVFLVVACWAGGCLAPMVAAIVVVNLPFCGPNVINHFFCDIPPLLKLACVDTSLTQKIVFFLSAVVILSTFLSTVVSYIYISITILRIPSSHGRRKAFSTCASHLTVVSLYYGTVIFMYVSPTTRSSFDLNKIIAVVYSVVTPMLNPMIYTLRNKDMKAALKKIILKVQIAKKKLDFSSEFSR